A stretch of Apostichopus japonicus isolate 1M-3 chromosome 9, ASM3797524v1, whole genome shotgun sequence DNA encodes these proteins:
- the LOC139973294 gene encoding fibrinogen-like protein A isoform X1: MKLTYLCLIIFGAFLQELVFSETSGQMNDLNIAASNIKSRQRRNSESSSYFYYQEPQYPRDCKEVYEQCDDQTESGIFMIQPDGAPEPFNVHCNNSIDGGGWTVFQRRIDGAVDFYRRWDDYKDGFGFLQREFWLGNDKLSYLTNQGDYELRIDLVSRNGNSYFAKYDLFRISDDISKYRMTDLGSYLPESTANADRMAYHRNMSFSTWDRDNDKHSSYNCASYDHGGWWFNACYYSNLNGLYFDSHDSHKTIYWYSLPGGNYNIKYTEMKLRPVSAR, from the exons AATGATTTGAACATCGCTGCAAGCAACATTAAAAGTAGACAAAGAAGAAATTCTGAAA GTTCCTCTTACTTCTACTACCAAGAGCCTCagtatccgagagattgcaagGAAGTCTACGAACAATGTGATGATCAAACTGAATCTGGTATTTTCATGATTCAGCCCGACGGTGCTCCTGAACCTTTCAACGTCCACTGTAATAATTCAATAGAtggaggtggatggacg GTATTTCAACGTAGGATTGATGGTGCTGTAGATTTTTATCGACGTTGGGACGACTACAAAGACGGCTTTGGGTTTTTACAACGAGAATTCTGGCTCGGTAACGACAAGTTATCCTACTTGACTAACCAGGGTGACTACGAGCTACGTATCGACCTGGTCAGCAGGAATGGTAATTCTTACTTTGCCAAGTACGACCTCTTCAGGATCAGcgatgatatcagtaaataCAGAATGACAGATCTTGGATCATATCTGCCTGAAAGCACAGCAA ATGCTGACCGCATGGCTTATCATCGAAACATGTCCTTCTCTACCTGGGACAGGGATAATGACAAGCATAGTAGTTATAACTGTGCATCTTATGATCATGGTGGCTGGTGGTTCAATGCTTGTTATTACTCTAACCTCAACGGTCTCTACTTCGACAGCCATGACTCTCACAAGACCATTTATTGGTATAGTCTTCCTGGTGGGAATTATAACATCaaatatacagaaatgaaaCTACGCCCCGTTTCCGCGAGATAG
- the LOC139973294 gene encoding fibrinogen-like protein A isoform X2, translating into MKLTYLCLIVFGAFLQELVFSETSGQMNDLNIAASNIKSRQRRNSESSSYFYYQEPQYPRDCKEVYEQCDDQTESGIFMIQPDGAPEPFNVHCNNSIDGGGWTVFQRRIDGAVDFYRRWDDYKDGFGFLQREFWLGNDKLSYLTNQGDYELRIDLVSRNGNSYFAKYDLFRISDDISKYRMTDLGSYLPESTANADRMAYHRNMSFSTWDRDNDKHSSYNCASYDHGGWWFNACYYSNLNGLYFDSHDSHKTIYWYSLPGGNYNIKYTEMKLRPVSAR; encoded by the exons AATGATTTGAACATCGCTGCAAGCAACATTAAAAGTAGACAAAGAAGAAATTCTGAAA GTTCCTCTTACTTCTACTACCAAGAGCCTCagtatccgagagattgcaagGAAGTCTACGAACAATGTGATGATCAAACTGAATCTGGTATTTTCATGATTCAGCCCGACGGTGCTCCTGAACCTTTCAACGTCCACTGTAATAATTCAATAGAtggaggtggatggacg GTATTTCAACGTAGGATTGATGGTGCTGTAGATTTTTATCGACGTTGGGACGACTACAAAGACGGCTTTGGGTTTTTACAACGAGAATTCTGGCTCGGTAACGACAAGTTATCCTACTTGACTAACCAGGGTGACTACGAGCTACGTATCGACCTGGTCAGCAGGAATGGTAATTCTTACTTTGCCAAGTACGACCTCTTCAGGATCAGcgatgatatcagtaaataCAGAATGACAGATCTTGGATCATATCTGCCTGAAAGCACAGCAA ATGCTGACCGCATGGCTTATCATCGAAACATGTCCTTCTCTACCTGGGACAGGGATAATGACAAGCATAGTAGTTATAACTGTGCATCTTATGATCATGGTGGCTGGTGGTTCAATGCTTGTTATTACTCTAACCTCAACGGTCTCTACTTCGACAGCCATGACTCTCACAAGACCATTTATTGGTATAGTCTTCCTGGTGGGAATTATAACATCaaatatacagaaatgaaaCTACGCCCCGTTTCCGCGAGATAG